In a genomic window of Magnolia sinica isolate HGM2019 chromosome 14, MsV1, whole genome shotgun sequence:
- the LOC131225415 gene encoding cyclin-dependent kinases regulatory subunit 1-like, which yields MGQIQYSEKYFDDSYEYRHVVLPPEVAKLKPKNRLLSEKGWRAIGVQQSRGWVHYAIHRPEPHIMLFRRPLNYQQPQENNQHMVIGK from the exons ATGGGTCAGATCCAATACTCTGAGAAATACTTCGATGATTCCTACGAATACAG GCATGTCGTTCTTCCGCCAGAGGTTGCGAAACTGAAGCCGAAGAATCGGCTCCTCTCTGAG AAGGGGTGGCGTGCAATCGGTGTCCAGCAGAGCCGTGGTTGGGTCCACTATGCCATCCATCGGCCTGAGCCCCACATAATGCTCTTCAGGAGGCCCCTCAATTACCAGCAGCCTCAGGAGAATAATCAACACATGGTCATTGGTAAGTGA